A genomic segment from Aegilops tauschii subsp. strangulata cultivar AL8/78 chromosome 1, Aet v6.0, whole genome shotgun sequence encodes:
- the LOC109785405 gene encoding succinate dehydrogenase subunit 4, mitochondrial: protein MASRFLARSKTLALALSRADAAPAPLPGSRALSSLPRFPAAAAPSPAIPSPAIGSPPGLGKVLGHEPTSHLSGTQFLPCWFSTVASNGSPMQNTQVSETCKSVAGMGHSDALKATEGASPKVAAFSPLEAAIAKPRSSPLTSESSKVRRSEILTGVTFYMIPALLLSSRNSISTSLMVAAVYHQIYMFHKEIFLDYVHHDITRKWALIYFKLLLLVMAKDTIVDFGLV from the exons ATGGCGTCGCGATTCCTAGCCCGATCCAAAACCCTagctctcgccctctcccgcgcGGATGCGGCGCCGGCGCCCCTGCCTGGATCCCGCGCGCTCTCCTCCCTCCCGCGCTTccccgccgctgccgccccgTCCCCGGCGATCCCGTCCCCGGCGATTGGATCCCCTCCTGGCCTCGGCAAG GTTCTTGGACATGAGCCAACATCACACCTGAGCGGCACACAATTTTTACCTTGTTGGTTTTCTACTGTAGCATCCAATGGATCTCCCATGCAGAATACACAG GTCTCAGAGACATGCAAGTCAGTTGCTGGAATGGGACACTCTGATGCACTAAAAGCGACTGAAGGAGCCTCCCCTAAAGTCGCGGCATTCAGCCCACTAGAAGCAGCTATTGCTAAACCTAGAAGCAGTCCATTGACAAGTGAAAGTTCTAAAGTTAGGCGATCAGAGATATTAACAGGAGTAACCTTTTACATGATCCCAGCTCTGCTTCTTTCCTCAAGGAACAGCATCAGTACATCTCTTATGGTCGCGGCGGTATACCATCAAATCTACATGTTCCACAAGGAGATCTTTCTGGATTATGTGCACCACGACATTACCAGGAAGTGGGCTTTGATATACTTCAAGCTGCTTCTGCTGGTCATGGCAAAGGACACCATCGTGGACTTCGGTTTGGTCTGA
- the LOC109785401 gene encoding uncharacterized protein, whose translation MATAGGSSSAGWSGKKLEEMLQHLDLKDDELDEVTVGEEESRKYEADARWLAIGKVNTTRIFSASSMFETMKSIWGLAQVPKYREAGENLYIFQMFCLGDWKKVVHGGPWLFRWMGMLIEDYDGKQDPASIVFDGLYVWAQIHNIPELYRKPEVVDQLARRIGRVKETQLSPRLFYEGDYVRIRARVLVNKPLTRVTPLNVVGEGRKFLPVKYEKIPYFCQVCGLMGHNHEESEMEYGRRKTSNGEAGCWHREGRMHRSSQVEAELLEEAVLEAVAGASQAGAPHRLAKLH comes from the coding sequence ATGGCGACCGCGGGAGGTTCGTCTTCTGCGGGGTGGTCTGGGAAGAAGCTGGAGGAGATGCTGCAGCACCTGGACCTCAAGGATGACGAGTTGGATGAAGTGACAGTGGGGGAGGAGGAATCAAGGAAGTATGAAGCAGATGCCAGATGGTTGGCGATCGGGAAGGTAAACACGACCCGGATCTTCAGCGCATCGTCGATGTTCGAGACCATGAAATCAATCTGGGGATTAGCACAGGTGCCAAAGTACAGGGAGGCCGGCGAAAATCTGTACATCTTTCAGATGTTCTGCCTGGGAGATTGGAAGAAAGTTGTCCATGGAGGGCCATGGTTGTTCAGGTGGATGGGCATGCTAATTGAAGATTACGATGGCAAGCAAGACCCAGCATCTATTGTCTTTGATGGCTTGTATGTCTGGGCGCAGATCCACAATATACCAGAGCTTTATCGTAAACCCGAGGTAGTTGATCAGCTAGCACGTCGGATCGGCCGGGTCAAGGAGACACAACTTTCACCGAGGCTTTTCTATGAGGGTGACTATGTGAGGATCCGTGCTAGGGTTCTGGTGAATAAACCCCTTACAAGAGTGACCCCGCTAAACGTTGTGGGCGAGGGCAGGAAATTCCTCCCTGTTAAGTATGAGAAGATACCCTATTTTTGCCAAGTTTGTGGTCTCATGGGTCATAATCATGAGGAGTCGGAGATGGAGTATGGGAGGAGAAAGACAAGCAATGGGGAAGCTGGATGTTGGCACAGAGAAGGGAGAATGCACAGGAGCAGCCAGGTGGAGGCAGAACTTCTCGAGGAGGCCGTTTTGGAGGCCGTGGCAGGGGCAAGTCAGGCAGGGGCGCCCCACCGCCTCGCCAAGCTTCACTAG